From Amaranthus tricolor cultivar Red isolate AtriRed21 chromosome 4, ASM2621246v1, whole genome shotgun sequence:
accgaggtgttaccatgcgggccttacAAACCCAAATATGGTTTAGCACCCTAGTGtattagtttttcccgaagataggacccgagagggtcagctagaGGGGgaatgagctcatactttgccacgGGCGTTGGATGACCGATAACACctttggccgtgtcactatgccatgaatagagaaaagatccactacttttgaatatacttcgagggattagtagtttgaaagagaaatcatgagtgaatagaggtgtttagacagatgagtgGACTCattattgccatactatatcgctgtctatagttttgtttaATGACTCTAATTTTATAACTTCAtcgattactgacgtgtatgtgtttgttgttgtttgttcatgacttcctatgatgttcctgctatgacacatttgaCTATGATCATTATGTTGAggagcaggaggatcatagcttgacatgacaggtaaaggagcttcttttgctttgcattgggggaaagagtgGAGTACGATCGTAGCAATTTTGTACAAGTTacctaatgcttgtagcttttacattacttgtaaagtttttctttttgggattgtataatttcttcGTATGgcttgtatgatccatagttccgctgcgtagtttttggatgtatagtaaTGAGAATATTCCTTAGTGTCCGTCAaaccgatgcgttaacactggaaccacgatcctcgttagagttgatgatttgaggagCCGACGATGATTCGTTCCGTCGTGACATATTTTTGAAAGacattaaaggccttagattagtttagttatgttatccatttatatatccttgtcacatcctcagtttttaACAGAGATGCTGTCGAAATTTCCACTCGCTcatctttttaattaatctttaacgtttatttaaattctcttaactttctctttttatgtaacacccgaatttcctttcgtccttcacgattttggtttcgtctaaagggttggaaattcaggggtgttataCCAAAtggaaaaaacattaaagaatgGAGAGAATAGAAAATACGAGCTTAAACAATAATTCTATTATTAGATTctcaacaataaaatatacaatcATAACATTATCTTATCAATGTTGGCTAGGGATTCATAAGAGGCACCCCTTAGTCCTTACATTACCCCCTCCATATTTCATGCCAACACCCGACTTTAAGAGAAGTATCCGTTACATTATTCCTTACAATCTTTCCAACCCAATACATAATATGAACAATCCCTTATCTTGCAAATACATTCCAATTTATTCccatatttcatattttaaaaccATAACTTCTTAagatataaaattttaagtagTTTCCTTAATTTAATTAAGACATAAAACATATACATAAACAAAATACTCTTTCCATCTTTGCAAATTTACTACCATTAAAGATAATAATTCAATAGCAAATTCATAAAAATTGAGAATaatcataaaatcaaattttcaaattcattattatatataatgaattttagatatattttcaaaaatatatataaatagttcaAATATATAACTCTATATTATTATAACCTATCGGAGCCCACCAACTTAGTTAACCCAAAAGTAATAGCCATAGCAAGCCAACCACCCAACAAAACCCTAAGCGAAGCCTTAAAACCCGATGCTCGCCCCAAAACCGCCcctaaacacccaaaaaccacCAACGCCACCGTCACTGCCACCGCCACAACCCCAAGCCTCACCCTATAATCCTTCACAAACGCTGCCGCCAAAAGTGGGACCAAGGCCCCTACAGAAAATGCAAATGCTGATGCAAATGCTGCTTGTAATGGATTAGGCAAATCTTCCTTTTCCTCCTCTTCCTTACAACCTTCTTCCATGGCAGCAATTTCTCcgttattattctttttttgatCTCTTTTTAGCTGGGCCATCTCAATATCAAGCTGTGAATAAACAGACACAAATTCACCAATAGCCATACTACATGCCCCGCCCACTAGGCCCGCAAACCCGGTTAGGATCATGGCTTTAATATCTTGCTTAACTGCACCTACACCCATCATTAGTGATGCTGTTGAAACTAAACCATCATTGGCTCCTAATACTGCTGCCCTTAACCATTGGGATCGTTTCGAGTAGTCGAAATTGTCTGTGTTTTCCAttttattgtaataataataatagtaatgttaGAGCCTTAATCTCAAAAGAATGATATAAGTTGTAAGAGAAAAGAAGAAGGAAAATGAGAATGATAAGATAGAAGAGTATGGTGAACACACGCCTTCAAAAGCTGGAGATTTataggaagaagaagagacatTAGTGGGGTTTAGGTTTAACCActaggataaaaaaaaaaaaaaaaccttgttATCTTATtgctcaaaagaaaaagaaggatAAGTGTGAGTGAAAACAacatttgaatttatttttggtcGATTAATATTGTCATTTCAATTATTTAGGgttaaaaaagtaataatttaaTAGACGATGATTGAGATTctaatataatatgttatatgttGTATTAGAACTAAAGTTAATTTCGTGCTCTATGATAAATGAGCTTTATTTAGAGTAAAGGTAAATTTCTCTTTTCagtgactatatttttacttatactaatttaGATTAGCACGAGTTCTTTTTGAAAGTCTATGATAACTAATTCATGCGGATTTGGTCCAAAGTGAACTATATGATACATGCTGATCATTTACGACTTGCTGATCGAAAAACTATTATCAAGAGATAAAGGTTCGATTAGGAAAAATATGTGTACATGAAGCAACAAGAGCACATGTATATATTTGCGACTTTTTAGTGTGACCTTACGATGGAAGAATCTCGTCTTGATGATTTGTATAGAGAGTTTTCTTGTGTTAGGATCTTTTAATCTTATGTCGTGAGGGATGTGATCTATGTTAGGTCTGACATGGTGGTCAAAGAAGCATCTTTCCTAGTTAAGTGGCGGACTGGCGGCACAAGGAGACGTACTATGTCATTGGAGGAGATTAACATACGGGTGATTTGATCCTTGGTATGTGAAAGGGATTGTTAAGTCAAGAGTAAAATATTAAGTAGTTGATAATAAGTAATTCAAGCCCAAACTAGAATAAGCCTTTTGAAGTGGTGCAAACATTCAAATTCATCCCAAATTCCATCACATTTCTTTAATTCTCACCTATATATTTAACTTACAGTTgcatttcatttatttatttcttcaatatttttataaaataaaattttattcacttttcttaattttctcaCTAATTGCTTTCGGGAGAAATTGGTGTGACAAAAGGAGTAATATGATGAATGGAATGGGACAAATGGATTGCTGAGGCGGAAAGCATACATTAAGAAATCTCCAAATATAGTGGGAATAGTTTAATACAAAAGAGTGTGCTCTCCACACATATGCCACCAGCTCCCATTATTTATTTCACAATCCAACAAATAATGTTTGTGTATTGCCCACACATCTTTACCTTTCTTTAACATTATTTGTATAAGACTAGTCTTATGCTATATCAACATCTATCTTACTAGATACTAATCCATGATCTTGCCTAGTGTCCCTTCTATTATGGGGCTTTCCTCATTTATATTGGTATGTTTAGTCCTTCATATATCTACATTTCAAAAGATAAAGTTGTGGCAATACTAGTATTAGGTCTAAAAAGTAAAGGTAAAGCACACTCCCAGTATCCCGCATAAGGTAAGGTCCGGgtagagttttttgtttttcctgtaagatgcggacaaatcataTCCGTTCCCCCAAGGAGGGAGTAAAGATAGATgcgcgcagtcaagaaacccctCAATTAATACCTATGCCCAGTAAGGGCCGAACCCTAAACCTTATGCTCCacatgcagatgctctatccattgaACTATAAGCGCTTTTGGTACTAGTATTAGGTCTAATGACCTTAATATAAGAGTTCTCATTTTCAACTAAAAGGAACTAATTTTATTGTGAAAAAAAGCCAAAGGTAAGGCTACAAGTTCCTCTAAAAAAGTGTATTTGTACAATGGGTAGTAATAAGAGGTATTAgatttctttaaagtttataaaaGTAAAAGTTAATGAAGTTAAGAACTTATCGATAACAAAGGGGAGAATATTATggttctaactatttcaaatcAATAAGCATTATACATGAATTAATAGTTGATTATACACCAGGACAGTGAAATGATGTGGCGAAAGAAGAATCCAACTCATCACGATATGGTAAATTTCATGTTATGACCTAAGCTAGTTGCTACTATCGAATATTTGACTAAGGATAAACTTATAGAAGTAGATGGAGACGTTGAATTCGTTGTCTCGATCATTGTAGTTATTAGAGAAATGATTATTGTTTGTGTCTttatgattgtttttttttcttctatgtTTATGTTGTTAGCCTTAATACTTGTCTTGTCTTGCCTTGTCTTCCCATGCCATTCGTCTAGCTTGATATTTGTActgaattttatttcttttgcagGTCATACTCGAGCCGAGAATCTTGCTAACTGCAAGCTCCTTAATCATCACTTTTGACTTTGACCTTTTGAACTCACTTAATAAAACTACTTGAATCAGTCATTTTTTTTGGATACgagatttttataataattgatTGCTATTTTTTAGTGGATGTATTGTCTAGAAAAAGATTGAAGTAATCAATGTTGGAGATTATTAATAATGAATAACTATAGGGATTCTCATTGATTCACTTAGTGGTTAAgacttttttctttatttctctAACCAATcccatataaaaataatcaatatatcacttttaaatttatatggTCTTTGTGTTCAATGTACATGACTAATTGAAGATTGAATTCAATGGTGTTAATACGCTTAAATCAATGTATAAAAGACCCTAATAccaactaaatataaataaaattttccatCCACTGTATTCTTTATCgcttttttcattttaacttaaaagttaatttttaattatttattaaatatatttttaaattttttaaccaattaataaaattaaagttaaaactcaaacaaaaaatcaacttaaaaacacattTATCCAACAAATTTATTTGAAAGACGGTCAAATATAGAaggcattttttttttactaatatgGAGTGTTATCCACATAACCTCCACTAAgctccattttttttataattatttattttaagcttttataattatttattttgattctcAACTTTTACGTCTACgcatcaagttttttttttccttttctacaACATAATTGATTTCTACAAATGTGCCTATTGTCCACCATTTATGGGCATTCTAAAATCATACGCaacatatatttttatgatttatttcaCTATGACAAGAATTTTAAAGtggaattaaaatttataaaatttttattttcaaaaaataaatgaattatgaATTATAGGATTGTCAATATCtgatattcaaaaaaaaaatttgtggaagcgtattaaaaaatatactaataataataaaaaaaaaaggcataaacaatagagtaaacTTCTATATCTATCAGCTCTTAATAGCTaacatactaataatataattcagtTGATCGTACTCCAAAGCAATTAGACCATGCATCTAATTAGATTGAACCGAACTTATTTTCACTAATATGACCTATATTTTGTctacttatttttattgaatgtacgaaatttatttttattaaaaataattttatttttactaattattattagttattaaAGTAATGTgatcaaattattttaatctagaaaaatctaagaCTTTAATAGAAATATCAGAtattaataaagaataaaaaagataaaactaGTTAGGAAGATTCTAGAGAAATGTAGTGTAATaatctaggttgcactaaaacggacacggacacggacacgaacacggacacgacacgggtacgggaaaacgccaacttaaaaatggtggacacggggacacgaaaatggtaatataataaatatatcaaattaaagataattttacaatctttcatttgatatatgtaaataaacactttaaaaacataaaactcacataaaatgcaaataagtaccaaataaacaacatgagtatttaaaaatagtcatacaaaccaaatcaaagaaaaccaaataaataggtaaatttaagatttaaaatcaagattaacaaataacacattaacaatttaatattaacaaataacaattaacaaatattcaaagaggatatacaaaaaaatcaagaacaacatttcaacttttcaaaattcaaattacaaacacattaacaatttaacattaacaaataacaactaATAAATATTTAGAGaggatataaaaaaaatcaagaacaacatttcaacatttcaaaattcaaattacaaacactaagattaagaatttaagattaacaaataacacattaacaatttaacattaacaaataataattaacaaatattcaaagaggatataaaaaaaatcaagaacaacatttcaactttttatttttatttttatttaaaaaaaaaacgtgtccttgactGTTTGCCGTGTCCGTTGCCGTGTCCCtcccgtgtccttgccgtgtccgcgtgtccgaaaaaatattaaaatattagacacttcatttggcgtgtcggacacggattagAGACGTGTCCGTGTATTCCAGGTAATAATATCCAAAATAATTAGACATTCACTTACTATAAATAGGTGATGTATAGTTGATATAAGAatgacaattaaaaaaaaatcaatggatAAAGTACTACTCCTTCAATTACAATACTACTCTCCATTCTATAATTTCCTTAAATATAAAATCAGCATTTCCTACATTTGGTATCAAGTGTTGTATGCATgctcaactaaaaataaataaaaactccATAATTTTATAAACCTTGTTAAAAAAATACCCGATGGCCAATAACATTGCAAATTTTCCAATACCAATTTTTGGggagaaaattataaattttggaaGATAAAAATAAAGACATTATTAAGATCACATGTTTTATAAAAATACGTAGATGAAGGATACCAAGAGTATAAAGATGAAAGCAGTTTGAGTAATTCGCTAAAGAAAAAGCTCGAGACAGAAAGAATGCAGGATGCCAAGACGTTATATTTAATACAAAATACACTTGcgaattcaatttttccaagAATATTAAGGGTCGATACAGTGAAGGAGGCATGGGAGATTTTACAACAAGAGTTTCAAGGAGATAGCAAGGTGAGAAGTACTAAACTTCAATCTTTAAGAGgtgattttgaaaatttaaaaatgaaaaaaggcGACGGTGTATAGCAGTTGGAAGACGCTTGGTAACAAGGGTACCATCAAGTAAACGTAAGAAGAAAAATGTATTTTGATAGAAATATcagatattaataaaaaataaaaaaagataaaattagctagaaagaattaaaaaaatgtaatgtaataatattcaaaatgatCAGACTGATCAAATCACAGTCTACCATGATTTAAGACCCTATCATAATTTGACCTTAATTATTTGATTAGTGCTTATGATCATTGTTGATCTCTTAGTTGATAAGCCTgcgttattttaatttattttcttataatgaTAGCAATGAATCCATCTTCTAGTATATATAGAACAACTTGAATTCTTCAACAAATTTTCTAATACTTAGTGGAATAATACTGTTTAATGATAATTGGActtattttgaagttttttaatatttaattaattaattatcgaAGGATGTGTTAAAGTTATTACTTTGGGACTCACTAAAAATTATATGTGAACAAAATTAAAGTTTGGGATTTAATAATTCATGGGAGTGTGCACTCCACAAGACTACCACAAGATCCCTATCTACTATTGTaatcatcaaataattttaatttcacatATTTAATTCCATTATTTAATTTGTAGTCAATCAACTTTCCACTCAAAGAGGTGTTCTAAAACTACTTTCTTTgattttagtgttttttttgataaattttagcGAATCGAAATTAGCTAGTGAATCATATTATAGTGATTTTACCAGATATATTAAGACGACTGATCGTATATAATCCTTAAAATTAACGagtttataatattgttttatGTTAATACTACTTCcatttcaatgaaaaataaaaatatcatatttactttttcacggtatccaatacacttattcaatgctaaatatatattattatatatattttcaatgaaatgaaaaaagtatatattaattttgagTACGAGATAGAATGAGAGAAGGGGCATCGAGAATCAAAGTCAGATTGCATTACTTCTCGATAATGTCCGATttgcaaatatttttttgaaaaataataaaataaatatggtaagtaaaaacttttaaattcCTAACTAATCAACTTTCCACCCAAGAAAGTTTGTATATTAATTTCCTGAAACTTATCTCCTTTGATTTTGCATAAAAGAGTATATGATCTCCCCTTTATATGACCGTCATTGCAATTTTGTTAGGCTCGATACGTGAATGGTATGATcctacatttaatttatttgtacaTATCTTTTACTTTTAGTTTTTACAATCACATATGATGAtgaaagaaaattttgtcattaataattcaatatattGTGCATTTGctgaaaaaaattacattttaattattcttaaataatcTGACATATTATATATGTGTCTTTCAAAAATGTATTTAACTTAAATGAAACTGGTGTTTAATGGCTATAAGAAGTTTTATTTGAAAGAAGTATGAAGATTTATGGAAAAAATGAAACTTTAAGGTATATCCTGctcattgaaaattatatatgaTCAGAGTTTGGGAAAGGAATGAAGATGAAAATTCATATCTAGAAAAAAGAGTGTGACCAAAAATTCCCTCAGCTCGATAAATATCCATAGATGTATCCTTAGAAAAAATCTCAGTAGTTAATGATTTATGTAAAAAGGCAAAAGCAAAAACAAGAACTCTAACTGAAAAGCAAAAGAGTATCgatagtctaaaacatggatacgACGTCTCCAATCAGGTTTTCAGAGAGATGTAGGTTATACAAGTCATTCTTTATTTCTTCTTCTCACATTCTCCTAGGTCTTCAACTTTAAAGTCTTCTAATAAATGAAATAATGTTAAATATAAGAGTAGTCAACACAAAAAATTATTCAACATTCTTATAAACTTATTTATCCAACTTCCTTAAAggcaataaaaatattcaacacCTTCAAATAATCTAAATTAAAAAgcagacaaaaaaaattaacagcCAACAACTATTTACAAGGACACATTAAGTCTAGTCACCTTCAAGTACTCATAAATGTAAGCCACTTagcttttaacaaaaataaggCATGATCTCTACATTTATTACAAGACTTTGGGTTTTCTGTTAGaagaaaaatcagtaaaattcTTAGTAGAAATCCCAGTAACAACTCAAGTTAATGCGCATAAAACTGAAAGTGCATTATCAAAAGTTCAAAACTATTAACCAAACGTAAATTGCGTGCATTTTCTACcattttttcctttaaataattaatgtcaGTATTTTATGATGTTGGTTGTATGTGATATCTTACATgataattaataaaagtaatcaCAAGATGTTTTATTACATGTTGTATCATTAGAACCAAAACTCTAAGATTAACTTTAGCATATGGATcggattatatttatttatgattttgttaaataattaattaacttttaatattcTTACAATCCTTTATTATATTAATGAACTAATGAAACTAATTTATTCATCTTCTTTACCAATTAGAAAAcgttttcataaaaaaaaaaaagattacaaACTTAACCGATAAAAGAAAATACCTAAAAGGAAATACATAAccaaaaaatttcttattttttcatattaaaTTCTCGTGACTCATGAGAATTTATTCTCTCCAACGACTACTTGAATATCGTTGCAGGGATGAAATTCGAAAAAATTTATTACCTGGACCATAGTCCATGCCAACCTGAATCCAAATACGCCCCAACATTGTTGGTTGATTATAGTCTCTAGCTAATTTGATTCACGCTGGCCCCTTTTCTAATTTTACCCTTACCTCAAGTCCTCAATTAATCTATACGGAGCTAAAAAAGAAAgttgattttttatattttataatttcttaTATAGTAAGTTAATGTAATACTGATTGCGTATGGTGTATTATCGTAGCAATCTTGTAATATTCATGTAATCTTTCATCTCCTATATATAGTGCTAGcttgtaattaattatattcttttcaatacaatataattttattacaaTAGAGTATATATAATCATCAAAAAGTGACaaaatgttaatttaataatatgataTCAGAGCCAATATGACGAATTGTAATGATCTTATGGGTTCTATATATTCTCATTCATCTCTTATATTGCATCCATACTTTATCTTAAAAAGACATGATACTACGTtagtaaataatatatatcttggaGTTACAATAATTATCTAaagtttttaattgaattggttccttaatACATGTGAAGAATCgctattgatattttttaaagaaGTTATAATATATTGTTTGGTTTACCATAAAAAACTAGCTAACAATCAACACGAGAATTTTTTATTACCAATGGAGAACATGATTATTACACTcttaggggtgtttggtatgaactttttaatactaAGTAAGGGATTTAATTACCATTACTCCAcatatttgtttggtatgatattATGTTAACCCAATCCCTTTCTTGAGGGTAATGTTACCATCCATTTATGTCAAATAACAAATTCCctttctatgatcaattaagtgTTTCTCTTAgattttcataccaaacaacatataactacaacCCATACCCTTACTCTtactcctctttatcattttcctttccattacattttatattctcataccaaacaccctctTAATGCACTTCAAATGAATTCGATCCGTTTCCTAAATTTcatgtttttataaaaaaaaatgtaatccCAAAGGAAATCATCTTTCAACCAAACAACCTCAATATTTAAAATAAGGTATAACTTGTCTTATATGAAATCATTTTACTATGAGACTGATTCATATAATTAGCTCAgttttaattaatcactttaaaattttaaatgatcactttaacacactACCCAATAAATATAGTCTCACCATAAAACTAAAACTTCTGTtaaaataacactaattattccaTTTATAATAGTGAATTACATCTTGATCATTACTTATACAAATTATAACACACTTACATAAGTGGACATTTTATCTTTTAGCTAGTATCGTTACATTGTCAACTAGCACAATATTACTAGATATTCAaatcattatttaataataaaagacCTCATTAATATTCTTAATCAAACCTAAAACTCAGTGGACCCCATCCACTTAGTCAAACCAAAGGTAATAGCCATAGCAAGCCAACCACCCACCAAAACCCTAATAGAAGCCCTAAAAACTGGTGCTCCTCCTAACAAGGCTCCTAACCACCCAAACACCGCCAACGCCACCGTCACAGCCGCCACAACCACCCCAACTCTAACCTTAAACTCTTTTATAAACGATGCCGCCAAAAGCGGCACCATTGCCCCAACCGAAAACGTTAGGGCAGAAGCCAATGCAGCTTGTAAAGGGTTAggcaatttttctttttcttcctcattttcttttttttcgttATTTTGTCttgttttattttctctttttctttgtgcAAGTTCTATGTCAAGCTGAGAAAATACGGAGACGAATTCTCCTATAGCCATGCTACAAGCTCCGGCTACTAAGCCAGCAAAGCCGGTCAAAATCATAACTTTGACGTCTTGTTTGACCGCGCCAACTCCCATCATGAGTGACGCGGTCGAAACAAGACCGTCGTTGGCGCCTAAGACGGCTGCTCTTAGCCATTGTGCTCTTGACGAGTAGTCAAATACGTCTTCGGCTTGTTCTTGGTGGTTTTGGCTCTCTTCATCGAATGTAGATTGTTTGGAGGAATCCATTTTTTGATGAAAGTGTGTAAGTCTTTTTATATAAGAATGCGTAGGAAAGAGGGTTTAGTTTAGTTGTGATAAGTGTGTGAAAGTCATAAGGCTAGCTATTTATAGATGGAGATTGAAACACTTTGGATTATTTGGTGGGAAAAGAGTCTTTAAAATAATGTTTGTTGAGTTGAATATGtttgagtatataacatatatatttttggGGTCTTAATTATaagattaaatttttggttaaattagtttcttaacatggtatcaaaagTCAGCGTGACAAGAAGTCACCTGTttgaatctcaatcacccctcatttaaagtggaatatttagcgttaTGTACGAAGAAGACCTGTGTATCATCATATTCCTAGCtgaaagggctctcgtgtgagaagtcgtattagagtatataacatatcttgggatCTCAATCATaagcttaaatttttggttgagttgattctttAATAGAATTCTCATCTAGTTCTTAATTTCCCTCGCCTATACTTGTAATTATGGCTATCGATTAGCAAGGTAAAAATCGGCTACCGCTCATTATCCCAAATTTTTTAaggttcaaaaaaaaattattttcatgtataaggttgatattaacttgaattgaatttaaatttagtattatttatatttttggttaAGTAATTTAagttatagtattttttttataacgtagttcaaatatcaacaataaaaaacaaaataaatattatattatttattacacttttaatttttaggattcttttttatttttcattcagAATCAAAAAATATACAGAATGGTCTAAATAAATGTTTGTTACTTCTCTAGTAATGGTCCATGCATGTAATAATTAGGTTAAGGGAAAATTATATAGTGTTTTGGGATAATGTGAAGAATTGGTTTTGCTTTTTCTAGTGGAGTGTGGCGGACACAAAACTCTCCATTAAACAAAGCTATTTTAATCCGGGCCAATTTTAAGATATAAGTGTTAAAAGAGTGGTTTCCCACTAATGTTTATTGGTGGGGTGACCTAATTTTGTCAAGTTATAAGTGAAAGTAAAGGGGGGCATGGATCGGGCCGATGTGTGGGTTGCGGCATGGGCACGACTTGTCCTTAAGAAAAGCACAATTCGTCTTATATCCGGCTTGGCAGTAGGGAAGGACATGTGTCGATTTAAGTAGGATCCAATCAGATTAAGAGTTGTTTAATATagattcaatatatatatttaccggGCTTTGGAATCGAATAATCTAACTCTGACCCGACTTTATAgtcatgaaaaaattaatttggacACAAGATTCAGTTTTAAGTTGATCTAAAACACCTGACTTGAAATCAATTCTATTATCCAAAATTCCAAATAAACACCTTTAGTTAGACCCTATATATTTTACTGGATTTAGATTCGAATTCAAATATATAGGACCTAAAAATTAGGATGTTGACCaagattttgattttatatatacTAGTTGGCCCTTAATATTACATTTATGTTGTCTTTGTCTCTCTATTATATGCGTTACGCAGGGGTTTTTGAGAGTGTGCAAGGTGATCGATCAtatagggtttttttttttctcccgTATATGAAAAGGTTCCAAAACCATgccaaaaagaagaaaagagaaagaagaaaaaaacctAGTCGGTATAGCCCGATCGGTTTGTGAAACATGATTGTACTGAGA
This genomic window contains:
- the LOC130810152 gene encoding vacuolar iron transporter homolog 1-like, with translation MENTDNFDYSKRSQWLRAAVLGANDGLVSTASLMMGVGAVKQDIKAMILTGFAGLVGGACSMAIGEFVSVYSQLDIEMAQLKRDQKKNNNGEIAAMEEGCKEEEEKEDLPNPLQAAFASAFAFSVGALVPLLAAAFVKDYRVRLGVVAVAVTVALVVFGCLGAVLGRASGFKASLRVLLGGWLAMAITFGLTKLVGSDRL
- the LOC130810153 gene encoding vacuolar iron transporter homolog 4-like: MDSSKQSTFDEESQNHQEQAEDVFDYSSRAQWLRAAVLGANDGLVSTASLMMGVGAVKQDVKVMILTGFAGLVAGACSMAIGEFVSVFSQLDIELAQRKRENKTRQNNEKKENEEEKEKLPNPLQAALASALTFSVGAMVPLLAASFIKEFKVRVGVVVAAVTVALAVFGWLGALLGGAPVFRASIRVLVGGWLAMAITFGLTKWMGSTEF